A genome region from Tenebrio molitor chromosome 4, icTenMoli1.1, whole genome shotgun sequence includes the following:
- the LOC138128221 gene encoding fatty acyl-CoA reductase wat-like, with translation MQSAINNFYNNQNIFVTGGTGFLGKVLVEKLLRSTDVASIYVLTRSKKGENAQTRFDEIFNTPLFARVKIERPDFKTRVVFLDGDHTKINLNLPLKCREELLSKINVVFHVAATVNFDENIKTAFNINVKGTENVLSFCKECRHLKSFVYVSTAYCNWQRNHEGEIDEIVYDCPLHYKKVEAMLEDMSWEEAHSKTADIIDSWPNTYTFTKALSEVLVKDNSEDLPVGIFRPGAGRYRNVLIK, from the exons ATGCAATCCGCAATTAACAACTTCTACAACAACCAGAATATTTTTGTAACAGGAGGTACCGGTTTCTTAGGCAAAGTCCTCGTGGAAAAACTGTTGAGAAGTACCGACGTTGCAAGCATCTATGTGTTGACACGTTCGAAGAAAGGCGAAAACGCACAGACAAGATTCGACGAGATCTTCAACACTCCG CTCTTCGCTAGGGTGAAGATCGAACGTCCAGATTTCAAAACCCGTGTGGTTTTTCTAGACGGTGACCacacaaaaatcaatttgaatTTACCCCTGAAGTGTCGTGAAGAGCTACTCTCGAAAATCAACGTCGTCTTTCATGTTGCCGCAACTGTGAATTTcgatgaaaatattaaaacagcTTTCAATATCAACGTGAAGGGGACAGAGAATGTGTTGTCGTTCTGCAAGGAATGTCGTCATTTAAAG TCGTTTGTTTACGTCTCTACTGCATATTGCAATTGGCAAAGAAACCACGAAGGTGAAATCGACGAAATCGTGTACGATTGTCCTTTACACTATAAAAAAGTGGAAGCCATGTTGGAAGACATGTCGTGGGAAGAAGCGCACAGCAAAACTGCTGa TATAATAGATTCGTGGCCTAATACCTACACCTTCACCAAAGCACTGTCTGAGGTGTTGGTGAAAGATAATTCTGAAGATCTACCAGTTGGAATTTTTCGACCAGGAGCAGGTAGATATCGAAatgttttgataaaataa
- the LOC138128222 gene encoding fatty acyl-CoA reductase wat-like → MQSAINNFYNNQNIFVTGGTGFLGKVLVEKLLRSTDVASIYVLTRPKKGEDAQTRFEKIFNAPLFDRVKIERPDFKTRVVVLDGDHTKINLNLPLKCREELLSKINVVFHVAATVNFDENIKTAFNVNVKGTENVLSFCKKCHHLKSFVHVSTAFCNWKRNHEGEIDEIVYDCPLHYKKVEVMLEDMSLEEAHSKTADIIGAWPNTYTFTKALSEVLVKDNSEDLPVGIFRPGAVTSSYMEPIKYWKDSLGAPCNLIGFALLGYGRLFACDYHRKLEVVPVDMTVAALIASAWDLTNKNTKVPVYNYISSNDNPINVYDFFSYCSLHLTRYPLSNAVWTPRFKIVESLDEFKLWTFWYHFLPALLMDFISLLCFKKPHFFSKMTKINSIFQKSAYFTTRSWPYSNKNVKDLWNKMDKGDRELFCFDLSKVNWLEHIRNLQKGLRIYRFKDPLSTLPQAKTRMQRFEIIHSLLWPLFGFILTYFVCNFFVKTIF, encoded by the exons ATGCAATCCGCAATTAACAACTTCTACAACAACCAGAATATTTTTGTAACTGGAGGTACCGGTTTCTTAGGCAAAGTCCTCGTGGAAAAACTGTTGAGAAGTACCGACGTTGCAAGCATCTATGTGTTGACACGTCCGAAGAAAGGTGAAGACGCACAGACAAGATTCGAGAAGATCTTCAACGCTCCG CTCTTCGACAGGGTGAAGATCGAACGTCCAGATTTCAAAACCCGTGTGGTCGTACTAGACGGTGACCacacaaaaatcaatttgaatTTACCACTGAAGTGTCGTGAAGAGTTACTCTCGAAAATCAACGTAGTCTTTCACGTTGCCGCAACTGTGAATTTcgatgaaaatattaaaacagcTTTTAATGTCAACGTGAAGGGGACAGAGAATGTGTTGTCGTTCTGCAAGAAATGTCACCATTTGAAG tCGTTTGTTCACGTCTCTACGGCATTTTGCAATTGGAAAAGAAACCACGAAGGTGAAATCGACGAAATCGTGTACGATTGTCCTTTACACTATAAAAAAGTAGAAGTCATGTTGGAAGACATGTCGTTGGAAGAAGCGCACAGCAAAACTGCTGA TATAATAGGTGCGTGGCCTAATACCTACACCTTCACCAAAGCACTATCTGAGGTGTTGGTGAAAGATAATTCTGAAGATCTACCAGTTGGAATTTTTCGACCAGGAGCAG TGACATCTTCTTATATGGAACCAATTAAATACTGGAAGGATTCCTTGGGCGCTCCTTGCAACCTGATTGGTTTCGCACTTTTAGGATATGGTCGACTTTTCGCTTGCGATTACCACCGTAAGCTAGAGGTTGTTCCAGTCGACATGACAGTGGCAGCACTCATAGCAAGTGCTTGGGACCTaaccaataaaaacacaaaagttCCCGTTTACAATTACATCTCATCCAACGACAATCCCATCAATGTTTACGATTTCTTTTCATACTGTTCTCTGCATTTGACTCGTTATCCTTTGAGCAATGCTGTGTGGACGCCGAGATTCAAGATTGTCGAAAGCTTGGATGAATTCAAACTTTGGACATTCTGGTACCACTTTTTACCAGCACTTCTGATGGATTTTATTAGTCTACTCTGCTTCAAGAAGCCACATTTCTTCtctaaaatgacaaaaataaacagcatatttcaaaaatctgCATATTTCACTACAAGGAGTTGGccttattcaaataaaaatgttaaggaCTTGTGGAATAAAATGGACAAGGGAGATCGAGAATTGTTCTGTTTTGATTTGAGTAAGGTGAATTGGTTAGAACACATTCGCAATTTGCAGAAAGGATTGAGGATTTATCGGTTCAAGGATCCGCTGAGTACTTTACCCCAAGCCAAGACCCGGATGCAAAG atttgaaaTTATCCACTCTCTGCTCTGGCCTCTATTTGGTTTCATTTTAACATATTtcgtttgtaatttttttgtaaaaacgaTTTTCTAG